The following are encoded together in the Fundulus heteroclitus isolate FHET01 chromosome 19, MU-UCD_Fhet_4.1, whole genome shotgun sequence genome:
- the spata7 gene encoding spermatogenesis-associated protein 7 homolog isoform X3, whose protein sequence is MGYAEFNSSMESRTAFCPHPSSKLTQSIVKDHMVSHYKKIYSAKASIDTSVPKSLLQSVKYNDQIRKEQQRKGVRPHSAFSSSRRNNTTSCFSAQQYDESPYVSSRSSIVSTPRLNSSFNAKDVVYPSCSVNSHYTRPSSERRYRSPDAAFKRKRSTCSLAASRDQGFYKTFQDPVKKTYSGDLLEKHSQHFTQEKPFTPKTLKSDKSSYLSKYRFYRAPQIKSSQEDRNSRLLGGETVCKSTNHKEHSEKLDNQSQEYSSDHDWSEDEVPGTYLSPLPPQKHKMTSQDHYLFRSSSRVSPEGGKSPIRSLIFAEEEELLYLEFISAVTEDILSRGHISDRMLERVMNRHIDMNRHHLDEGKMRHLLEVLRNEFEEPSNIFTSSKDPLKNGKAFLDSIFSHLESESKPVKTKEDKDIITDASLIHQWDLPDCGDLPRVSTPSYSAVRTAPSTNKSKEDEKGENYEEAVGLTMCGDDVTESTIASQEDFHRTDITVNVHDKNHEHTSVISDVSREPSKEVEDLGNILSELLHVSSNTDSENVAPTEEGHTNQHDDVSDDDF, encoded by the exons ATGGGATACGCTGAATTTAACTCTTCAATGGAATCGAGAACAG cTTTCTGTCCTCACCCCTCCAGCAAACTGACTCAGTCCATCGTTAAAGATCACATGGTGTCTCATTACAAAAAGATTTACTCAGCTAAAG CTTCTATAGATACGTCAGTACCCAAAAGCTTGTTGCAAAGCGTGAAGT ACAATGACCAGATCAGAAAGGAACAGCAGAGGAAAGGTGTTCGTCCTCATTCAGCTTTCTCTTCTTCACGCCGGAATAACACAACTTCCTGCTTCTCAGCTCAG CAGTATGACGAGAGCCCCTACGTCTCCTCGAGGAGCTCCATCGTCTCCACCCCCAGGTTAAACAGCTCCTTTAACGCCAAAGACGTTGTTTATCCGTCTTGTTCAGTCAATTCCCATTACACCCGGCCATCGTCAGAGAGGAGGTACCGAAGCCCTGATGCAGCTTTTAAAAGAAAGCGGTCCACGTGTTCGCTGGCAGCTTCAAGAGATCAGGGCTTCTACAAGACCTTCCAGGACCCTGTGAAGAAGACGTACAGCGGAGACTTGCTCGAAAAACATTCCCAGCATTTTACTCAAGAGAAACCGTTCACTCCCAAGACCCTGAAGTCAGATAAGAGTTCATACCTGTCAAAATATCGCTTCTACAGAGCACCACAGATTAAATCTTCCCAGGAAGACAGGAACTCAAGACTATTGGGAGGGGAGACGGTTTGTAAAAG cACAAACCACAAGGAACACTCAGAAAAGCTAGATAATCAATCCCAG gaATATTCTTCAGACCATGATTGGTCTGAAGATGAGGTTCCTGGTACATACTTATCACCATTACCACCACAGAAGCATAAAATGACAAGCCAAGATCATTATCTCTTTCGCTCCTCATCCAG GGTCTCTCCAGAAGGTGGGAAATCCCCTATCAGGAGCCTTATTTTTGCAGA AGAAGAGGAGTTACTGTACCTAGAATTCATTTCTGCTGTGACGGAGGATATCCTGTCCAGGGGCCACATCTCTGACag GATGCTGGAGCGGGTGATGAATCGACACATTGATATGAATCGTCATCACCTTGATGAG ggtaAAATGCGCCACCTTCTGGAAGTGTTGCGTAACGAATTTGAGGAACCGTCCAACATATTCACCTCAAGCAAAGACCCTCTGAAAAATGGAAAAGCTTTTCTTGATTCTATATTTTCCCATTTGGAATCTGAGTCTAAACCGGTAAAAACTAAAGAAGACAAAGACATCATAACCGATGCATCACTGATTCATCAGTGGGATTTGCCCGATTGTGGCGATCTGCCACGGGTTTCTACACCCTCATACTCTGCTGTAAGAACTGCTCCTTCAACCAATAAAAGCAAAGAAGACGAGAAGGGAGAAAATTACGAAGAAGCCGTTGGCTTAACGATGTGTGGCGATGATGTCACAGAGAGTACAATAGCCAGTCAAGAGGACTTCCACCGGACAGACATAACTGTGAATGTCCATGACAAAAACCATGAGCACACCTCTGTGATTAGTGATGTGAGCCGTGAGCCATCTAAGGAGGTAGAGGATCTGGGAAACATTTTGTCAGAGTTGTTACATGTGTCTAGCAACACAGACTCTGAAAACGTAGCACCTACTGAAGAGGGACACACGAACCAACACGATGATGTCAGTGATGATGATTTCTGA
- the spata7 gene encoding spermatogenesis-associated protein 7 homolog isoform X2 — translation MGYAEFNSSMESRTGSVSSGLECSSGVRRQTLKTSPFCPHPSSKLTQSIVKDHMVSHYKKIYSAKASIDTSVPKSLLQSVKYNDQIRKEQQRKGVRPHSAFSSSRRNNTTSCFSAQYDESPYVSSRSSIVSTPRLNSSFNAKDVVYPSCSVNSHYTRPSSERRYRSPDAAFKRKRSTCSLAASRDQGFYKTFQDPVKKTYSGDLLEKHSQHFTQEKPFTPKTLKSDKSSYLSKYRFYRAPQIKSSQEDRNSRLLGGETVCKSTNHKEHSEKLDNQSQEYSSDHDWSEDEVPGTYLSPLPPQKHKMTSQDHYLFRSSSRVSPEGGKSPIRSLIFAEEEELLYLEFISAVTEDILSRGHISDRMLERVMNRHIDMNRHHLDEGKMRHLLEVLRNEFEEPSNIFTSSKDPLKNGKAFLDSIFSHLESESKPVKTKEDKDIITDASLIHQWDLPDCGDLPRVSTPSYSAVRTAPSTNKSKEDEKGENYEEAVGLTMCGDDVTESTIASQEDFHRTDITVNVHDKNHEHTSVISDVSREPSKEVEDLGNILSELLHVSSNTDSENVAPTEEGHTNQHDDVSDDDF, via the exons ATGGGATACGCTGAATTTAACTCTTCAATGGAATCGAGAACAG GGAGCGTTTCATCTGGACTAGAGTGCAGCTCTGGAGTGAGAAGGCAGACATTAAAAACTAGCC cTTTCTGTCCTCACCCCTCCAGCAAACTGACTCAGTCCATCGTTAAAGATCACATGGTGTCTCATTACAAAAAGATTTACTCAGCTAAAG CTTCTATAGATACGTCAGTACCCAAAAGCTTGTTGCAAAGCGTGAAGT ACAATGACCAGATCAGAAAGGAACAGCAGAGGAAAGGTGTTCGTCCTCATTCAGCTTTCTCTTCTTCACGCCGGAATAACACAACTTCCTGCTTCTCAGCTCAG TATGACGAGAGCCCCTACGTCTCCTCGAGGAGCTCCATCGTCTCCACCCCCAGGTTAAACAGCTCCTTTAACGCCAAAGACGTTGTTTATCCGTCTTGTTCAGTCAATTCCCATTACACCCGGCCATCGTCAGAGAGGAGGTACCGAAGCCCTGATGCAGCTTTTAAAAGAAAGCGGTCCACGTGTTCGCTGGCAGCTTCAAGAGATCAGGGCTTCTACAAGACCTTCCAGGACCCTGTGAAGAAGACGTACAGCGGAGACTTGCTCGAAAAACATTCCCAGCATTTTACTCAAGAGAAACCGTTCACTCCCAAGACCCTGAAGTCAGATAAGAGTTCATACCTGTCAAAATATCGCTTCTACAGAGCACCACAGATTAAATCTTCCCAGGAAGACAGGAACTCAAGACTATTGGGAGGGGAGACGGTTTGTAAAAG cACAAACCACAAGGAACACTCAGAAAAGCTAGATAATCAATCCCAG gaATATTCTTCAGACCATGATTGGTCTGAAGATGAGGTTCCTGGTACATACTTATCACCATTACCACCACAGAAGCATAAAATGACAAGCCAAGATCATTATCTCTTTCGCTCCTCATCCAG GGTCTCTCCAGAAGGTGGGAAATCCCCTATCAGGAGCCTTATTTTTGCAGA AGAAGAGGAGTTACTGTACCTAGAATTCATTTCTGCTGTGACGGAGGATATCCTGTCCAGGGGCCACATCTCTGACag GATGCTGGAGCGGGTGATGAATCGACACATTGATATGAATCGTCATCACCTTGATGAG ggtaAAATGCGCCACCTTCTGGAAGTGTTGCGTAACGAATTTGAGGAACCGTCCAACATATTCACCTCAAGCAAAGACCCTCTGAAAAATGGAAAAGCTTTTCTTGATTCTATATTTTCCCATTTGGAATCTGAGTCTAAACCGGTAAAAACTAAAGAAGACAAAGACATCATAACCGATGCATCACTGATTCATCAGTGGGATTTGCCCGATTGTGGCGATCTGCCACGGGTTTCTACACCCTCATACTCTGCTGTAAGAACTGCTCCTTCAACCAATAAAAGCAAAGAAGACGAGAAGGGAGAAAATTACGAAGAAGCCGTTGGCTTAACGATGTGTGGCGATGATGTCACAGAGAGTACAATAGCCAGTCAAGAGGACTTCCACCGGACAGACATAACTGTGAATGTCCATGACAAAAACCATGAGCACACCTCTGTGATTAGTGATGTGAGCCGTGAGCCATCTAAGGAGGTAGAGGATCTGGGAAACATTTTGTCAGAGTTGTTACATGTGTCTAGCAACACAGACTCTGAAAACGTAGCACCTACTGAAGAGGGACACACGAACCAACACGATGATGTCAGTGATGATGATTTCTGA
- the spata7 gene encoding spermatogenesis-associated protein 7 homolog isoform X1: MGYAEFNSSMESRTGSVSSGLECSSGVRRQTLKTSPFCPHPSSKLTQSIVKDHMVSHYKKIYSAKASIDTSVPKSLLQSVKYNDQIRKEQQRKGVRPHSAFSSSRRNNTTSCFSAQQYDESPYVSSRSSIVSTPRLNSSFNAKDVVYPSCSVNSHYTRPSSERRYRSPDAAFKRKRSTCSLAASRDQGFYKTFQDPVKKTYSGDLLEKHSQHFTQEKPFTPKTLKSDKSSYLSKYRFYRAPQIKSSQEDRNSRLLGGETVCKSTNHKEHSEKLDNQSQEYSSDHDWSEDEVPGTYLSPLPPQKHKMTSQDHYLFRSSSRVSPEGGKSPIRSLIFAEEEELLYLEFISAVTEDILSRGHISDRMLERVMNRHIDMNRHHLDEGKMRHLLEVLRNEFEEPSNIFTSSKDPLKNGKAFLDSIFSHLESESKPVKTKEDKDIITDASLIHQWDLPDCGDLPRVSTPSYSAVRTAPSTNKSKEDEKGENYEEAVGLTMCGDDVTESTIASQEDFHRTDITVNVHDKNHEHTSVISDVSREPSKEVEDLGNILSELLHVSSNTDSENVAPTEEGHTNQHDDVSDDDF, from the exons ATGGGATACGCTGAATTTAACTCTTCAATGGAATCGAGAACAG GGAGCGTTTCATCTGGACTAGAGTGCAGCTCTGGAGTGAGAAGGCAGACATTAAAAACTAGCC cTTTCTGTCCTCACCCCTCCAGCAAACTGACTCAGTCCATCGTTAAAGATCACATGGTGTCTCATTACAAAAAGATTTACTCAGCTAAAG CTTCTATAGATACGTCAGTACCCAAAAGCTTGTTGCAAAGCGTGAAGT ACAATGACCAGATCAGAAAGGAACAGCAGAGGAAAGGTGTTCGTCCTCATTCAGCTTTCTCTTCTTCACGCCGGAATAACACAACTTCCTGCTTCTCAGCTCAG CAGTATGACGAGAGCCCCTACGTCTCCTCGAGGAGCTCCATCGTCTCCACCCCCAGGTTAAACAGCTCCTTTAACGCCAAAGACGTTGTTTATCCGTCTTGTTCAGTCAATTCCCATTACACCCGGCCATCGTCAGAGAGGAGGTACCGAAGCCCTGATGCAGCTTTTAAAAGAAAGCGGTCCACGTGTTCGCTGGCAGCTTCAAGAGATCAGGGCTTCTACAAGACCTTCCAGGACCCTGTGAAGAAGACGTACAGCGGAGACTTGCTCGAAAAACATTCCCAGCATTTTACTCAAGAGAAACCGTTCACTCCCAAGACCCTGAAGTCAGATAAGAGTTCATACCTGTCAAAATATCGCTTCTACAGAGCACCACAGATTAAATCTTCCCAGGAAGACAGGAACTCAAGACTATTGGGAGGGGAGACGGTTTGTAAAAG cACAAACCACAAGGAACACTCAGAAAAGCTAGATAATCAATCCCAG gaATATTCTTCAGACCATGATTGGTCTGAAGATGAGGTTCCTGGTACATACTTATCACCATTACCACCACAGAAGCATAAAATGACAAGCCAAGATCATTATCTCTTTCGCTCCTCATCCAG GGTCTCTCCAGAAGGTGGGAAATCCCCTATCAGGAGCCTTATTTTTGCAGA AGAAGAGGAGTTACTGTACCTAGAATTCATTTCTGCTGTGACGGAGGATATCCTGTCCAGGGGCCACATCTCTGACag GATGCTGGAGCGGGTGATGAATCGACACATTGATATGAATCGTCATCACCTTGATGAG ggtaAAATGCGCCACCTTCTGGAAGTGTTGCGTAACGAATTTGAGGAACCGTCCAACATATTCACCTCAAGCAAAGACCCTCTGAAAAATGGAAAAGCTTTTCTTGATTCTATATTTTCCCATTTGGAATCTGAGTCTAAACCGGTAAAAACTAAAGAAGACAAAGACATCATAACCGATGCATCACTGATTCATCAGTGGGATTTGCCCGATTGTGGCGATCTGCCACGGGTTTCTACACCCTCATACTCTGCTGTAAGAACTGCTCCTTCAACCAATAAAAGCAAAGAAGACGAGAAGGGAGAAAATTACGAAGAAGCCGTTGGCTTAACGATGTGTGGCGATGATGTCACAGAGAGTACAATAGCCAGTCAAGAGGACTTCCACCGGACAGACATAACTGTGAATGTCCATGACAAAAACCATGAGCACACCTCTGTGATTAGTGATGTGAGCCGTGAGCCATCTAAGGAGGTAGAGGATCTGGGAAACATTTTGTCAGAGTTGTTACATGTGTCTAGCAACACAGACTCTGAAAACGTAGCACCTACTGAAGAGGGACACACGAACCAACACGATGATGTCAGTGATGATGATTTCTGA